Proteins from a single region of Streptomyces vinaceus:
- a CDS encoding gamma-glutamyl-gamma-aminobutyrate hydrolase family protein: protein MPRPLIGITTYVEESTRYGVWDVPTSLVPTGYYELVQAAGGAAVLLPPDEPGSAAEVLSRLDGLVVAGGPDVDPVRYGADRDPRTGAPATVRDEWELALIGAALAAGLPVLGICRGMQALNVALGGTLVQHIDGHAVGPGVMSWHPVRPVGGTRYAALVPEEAEVPTYHHQAVDRLGAGLIASAHAVDGTVEAIELPDPAHWVLGVQWHPERDKDTRVMSALVEAAALTAAVPA from the coding sequence GTGCCCAGGCCGCTCATCGGCATCACGACCTACGTGGAGGAATCCACCCGATACGGGGTGTGGGACGTACCGACGTCCCTCGTCCCCACCGGGTACTACGAACTCGTCCAGGCGGCGGGCGGCGCGGCCGTGCTGCTCCCGCCGGACGAACCCGGTTCGGCGGCGGAGGTGCTGAGCCGGCTGGACGGCCTGGTCGTCGCGGGCGGCCCCGATGTGGACCCGGTCCGCTACGGGGCCGACCGGGACCCCCGTACGGGCGCTCCCGCGACCGTACGGGACGAGTGGGAACTCGCCCTGATCGGGGCGGCCCTGGCGGCGGGGCTGCCGGTGCTGGGCATCTGCCGGGGCATGCAGGCGCTGAACGTGGCCCTGGGCGGCACGCTGGTCCAGCACATCGACGGCCATGCGGTCGGACCGGGCGTCATGTCCTGGCACCCGGTCCGGCCGGTCGGGGGCACCCGGTACGCGGCCCTGGTCCCGGAGGAGGCGGAGGTGCCGACCTACCACCACCAGGCCGTGGACCGCCTCGGCGCGGGCCTGATCGCCTCGGCGCACGCGGTCGACGGCACGGTCGAGGCCATCGAACTGCCCGACCCGGCGCACTGGGTCCTGGGCGTCCAGTGGCACCCGGAGCGCGACAAGGACACCCGCGTGATGTCCGCGCTGGTCGAAGCGGCCGCCCTCACCGCGGCGGTCCCGGCCTGA
- the eat gene encoding ethanolamine permease, whose protein sequence is MADDTEARLTAVPEPTTSPEGGDGYLERRTLRRGSAGWLLLTGLGVAYVVSGDFSGWNVGLAQGGFGGLAIATVLMGAMYACLVFSLAELSAILPTAGGGYGFARRALGTWGGFLTGTAILIEYILAPAAISIFIGDYVESLNLFGLTSGWPVYLACFAVFIGIHLWGVGEALRFSLVVTAVAVLALVVFALGAFTQFDPSHLDDIAVDTTAAGSSSWLPLGLLGIWAAFPFGMWFFLGVEGVPLAAEEAKDPVRSMPRALSISMGILVLLALLTFLASTGARGADAIKDAGNPLVVALEGDFGLSWLKTFVNYAGLAGLVASFFSLIYAGSRQLFALSRAGYLPRFLSLTSKRKAPYLGLLIPGAIGFALAAATGNGPRMLNIAVFGATISYALMALSHIVLRKREPGLERPYRTPGGIATSSVAFVLALSALVATFLVDKDAAFIALGVYAVALAYFAFYSRHHLVASAPEEEFAALAQAEAELSRD, encoded by the coding sequence ATGGCCGACGACACCGAGGCACGGCTGACAGCCGTACCCGAACCCACCACGTCCCCCGAGGGCGGCGACGGCTATCTGGAGCGGCGTACGCTGCGCCGCGGCAGCGCCGGCTGGCTGCTGCTGACCGGCCTCGGCGTCGCGTACGTCGTCTCCGGCGATTTCTCCGGCTGGAACGTCGGCCTCGCCCAGGGCGGCTTCGGCGGCCTCGCCATCGCCACCGTCCTCATGGGCGCGATGTACGCCTGCCTCGTCTTCTCCCTGGCGGAACTCTCCGCGATCCTGCCCACGGCGGGCGGCGGCTACGGCTTCGCCCGCCGTGCGCTCGGCACCTGGGGCGGCTTCCTCACCGGCACCGCGATCCTGATCGAGTACATCCTGGCCCCGGCGGCCATCTCCATCTTCATCGGAGACTACGTCGAATCCCTCAACCTCTTCGGCCTCACCTCCGGCTGGCCGGTCTACCTCGCCTGCTTCGCGGTCTTCATCGGCATCCACCTCTGGGGCGTGGGCGAGGCCCTGCGCTTCTCCCTCGTCGTGACCGCCGTCGCCGTGCTCGCTCTGGTCGTCTTCGCGCTGGGCGCCTTCACCCAGTTCGACCCCTCGCACCTCGACGACATCGCCGTGGACACCACCGCCGCCGGATCGAGCTCCTGGCTGCCGCTGGGCCTCCTCGGCATCTGGGCCGCCTTCCCCTTCGGCATGTGGTTCTTCCTCGGCGTCGAGGGCGTGCCGCTGGCCGCCGAGGAGGCCAAGGACCCGGTGCGCTCCATGCCCCGGGCCCTGTCGATCTCCATGGGCATCCTCGTCCTGCTCGCCCTGCTCACCTTCCTGGCCTCGACCGGCGCACGCGGCGCCGACGCCATCAAGGACGCCGGTAACCCGCTGGTCGTCGCCCTCGAAGGCGACTTCGGCCTCTCCTGGCTGAAGACCTTCGTCAACTACGCCGGTCTCGCCGGCCTCGTGGCCTCCTTCTTCTCCCTCATCTACGCCGGCTCCCGCCAGCTCTTCGCCCTCTCCCGGGCCGGCTACCTGCCGCGCTTCCTCTCGCTCACCTCGAAGCGCAAGGCCCCCTACCTGGGCCTGCTCATCCCCGGCGCGATCGGATTCGCCCTCGCCGCGGCCACCGGCAACGGCCCGCGCATGCTCAACATCGCGGTGTTCGGAGCGACCATCTCGTACGCGCTGATGGCCCTCTCCCACATCGTGCTCCGCAAGCGGGAGCCGGGGCTGGAGCGCCCGTACCGCACGCCCGGGGGCATCGCCACCTCCTCGGTGGCCTTCGTCCTCGCCCTCTCGGCGCTCGTCGCCACCTTCCTGGTGGACAAGGACGCGGCGTTCATCGCACTGGGTGTGTACGCGGTCGCCCTCGCCTACTTCGCGTTCTACAGTCGGCACCACCTCGTGGCCTCCGCGCCGGAGGAGGAGTTCGCGGCGCTGGCGCAGGCCGAGGCCGAACTCAGCCGGGACTGA
- a CDS encoding FadR/GntR family transcriptional regulator codes for MTDTASEGGAIARLNPVLRQVRAGNGFEEALEQILQVVRLGLVPGGERLPPERELAERMGISRVTLREVLKVLQDQGLVEARRGRYGGTFVLPRPDTPAGGAEDELRRRVVGVDIEDVLRFREVLEVGAAGLCASQGLTEEGSERLLGALAATHDAQLGDYRRQDTLFHLTLCELAGSATLTAQYAAVRATVNDLLDCIPLLVRNLEHSQQQHSALVEAVLERHPDAAREVMREHCCGTAALLRGFLA; via the coding sequence ATGACCGACACGGCGAGCGAAGGCGGCGCGATCGCGCGGCTGAATCCGGTACTGCGGCAGGTGCGGGCGGGCAACGGTTTCGAGGAGGCCCTGGAGCAGATCCTCCAGGTGGTCCGGCTGGGTCTGGTGCCGGGCGGCGAACGGCTGCCGCCCGAGCGGGAGCTGGCGGAGCGGATGGGGATCAGCCGGGTCACCCTGCGCGAGGTGCTGAAGGTGCTCCAGGACCAGGGCCTGGTGGAGGCCCGGCGCGGGCGGTACGGCGGAACGTTCGTGCTCCCCCGCCCCGACACCCCGGCCGGCGGCGCCGAGGACGAGCTGCGCCGGCGCGTGGTGGGGGTGGACATCGAGGACGTCCTGCGGTTCCGCGAGGTCCTGGAGGTGGGCGCGGCCGGACTGTGCGCCTCCCAGGGGCTGACGGAGGAGGGCTCCGAGCGGCTGCTCGGCGCGCTGGCCGCCACCCACGACGCCCAGCTGGGCGACTACCGCCGCCAGGACACCCTGTTCCACCTCACCCTGTGCGAACTCGCCGGATCGGCCACCCTCACGGCCCAGTACGCCGCCGTCCGGGCCACCGTGAACGACCTGCTGGACTGCATCCCGCTGCTGGTGCGCAACCTGGAGCACTCGCAGCAGCAGCACAGCGCGCTCGTGGAGGCGGTGCTGGAACGCCACCCGGACGCGGCGCGCGAGGTGATGCGCGAGCACTGCTGCGGAACGGCGGCCCTGCTGCGCGGCTTCCTCGCCTAG
- a CDS encoding glutamine synthetase family protein produces the protein MVDRKPPLAPEELRALVAGGEIDTVVLAFPDMQGRLQGKRFAAQFFLDEVLAHGTEGCNYLLAVDTDMNTVDGYEMSSWDRGYGDFAMHPDLATLRRIPWNPGSAFVLADLAWNDGSPVVAAPRQILRRQLERLAEHGYTAMVGTELEFMVFQDTYEQAWNSGYRGLTPANQYNIDYSVLGTGRIEPLLRRIRNEMQAAGLTVESAKGECNLGQHEIAFRYDEALTTCDQHAVYKTGAKEIASQEGVSLTFMAKFDEREGNSCHIHLSLGDADGHNAMAGDGPGGMSPVMRHFLAGQLAALRDFSLLYAPNINSYKRFRPGSFAPTAVAWGVDNRTCALRVVGHGRSMRFENRLPGGDVNPYLAVAGLVAAGLYGIEHRLELPEACAGNAYTADFAHVPTTLREAAELWENSEIAKSAFGPEVVAHYRNMARVELDAYDSAVTDWELRRSFERL, from the coding sequence GTGGTAGACCGCAAGCCCCCGCTCGCCCCCGAGGAGCTCCGCGCCCTCGTGGCGGGCGGAGAGATCGACACCGTCGTCCTGGCCTTCCCCGACATGCAGGGGCGCCTCCAGGGCAAGCGGTTCGCCGCCCAGTTCTTCCTCGACGAGGTCCTCGCCCACGGCACCGAGGGCTGCAACTACCTCCTCGCCGTCGACACGGACATGAACACCGTCGACGGCTACGAGATGTCCTCCTGGGACCGCGGCTACGGCGACTTCGCCATGCACCCCGACCTCGCGACCCTGCGCCGGATCCCCTGGAACCCGGGCAGCGCCTTCGTCCTGGCCGACCTCGCCTGGAACGACGGCTCGCCCGTCGTCGCCGCGCCCCGCCAGATCCTGCGCCGCCAGCTGGAGCGCCTCGCGGAGCACGGGTACACGGCCATGGTCGGCACCGAGCTGGAGTTCATGGTCTTCCAGGACACCTACGAGCAGGCCTGGAACTCCGGCTACCGCGGACTGACCCCCGCCAACCAGTACAACATCGACTACTCGGTCCTCGGCACCGGCCGCATCGAGCCCCTGCTGCGCCGGATCCGCAACGAGATGCAGGCCGCGGGCCTGACCGTGGAGTCCGCCAAGGGCGAGTGCAACCTCGGCCAGCACGAGATCGCCTTCCGCTACGACGAGGCGCTGACCACCTGCGACCAGCACGCCGTCTACAAGACGGGCGCCAAGGAGATCGCCTCCCAGGAAGGCGTCTCGCTCACCTTCATGGCCAAGTTCGACGAGCGCGAGGGCAACTCCTGCCATATCCACCTCTCGCTGGGCGACGCCGACGGGCACAACGCGATGGCCGGTGACGGCCCCGGCGGAATGTCACCGGTGATGCGGCACTTCCTGGCCGGTCAGCTGGCCGCGCTGCGCGACTTCTCCCTTCTCTACGCCCCGAACATCAACTCGTACAAGCGTTTCCGGCCGGGATCCTTCGCGCCGACCGCCGTCGCCTGGGGCGTGGACAACCGGACCTGCGCGCTCCGGGTCGTCGGCCACGGCCGCTCCATGCGCTTCGAGAACCGCCTCCCCGGCGGCGACGTCAACCCGTACCTCGCCGTCGCCGGCCTGGTCGCGGCCGGTCTGTACGGCATCGAGCACCGCCTCGAACTGCCCGAGGCCTGCGCGGGCAACGCCTACACCGCCGACTTCGCACACGTTCCCACCACCCTGCGCGAGGCCGCGGAGCTCTGGGAGAACAGCGAGATCGCCAAGTCCGCCTTCGGACCCGAAGTCGTCGCCCACTACCGCAACATGGCCCGCGTGGAACTGGACGCGTACGACTCCGCCGTCACCGACTGGGAGCTGCGCCGCTCCTTCGAACGCCTGTAG
- a CDS encoding aldehyde dehydrogenase family protein has protein sequence MSDVLAPDQLTVLNPATEEVVAVVPAATRDDVDAAVARAAAAQRGWAAAAPADRARLLRRFAAVVDGHIEELARLEVREAGHTIGNARWEAGNVRDLLEFAAGGVERLSGRQIPVAGGIDVTFLEPLGVIGVIAPWNFPMPIAAWGLAPALAAGNAVLLKPAETTPLTALRLAELALEAGIPEHLFQVLPGRGSVAGDALVEHPGVAKIVFTGSTPVGKQIMAKCADRVKRVTLELGGKSPNIVFADADLEAAAAAAPMSFLDNTGQDCCARTRILVQRSAYDRFLELLAPGIEGVVVGDPADEKTQMGPLISRVQLDRVRSYVTDDLTAIRGTAPEGPGFWYPPTLITDVAPTAPVAAAEVFGPVAVVLPFEDEEDAVRLANATDYGLSGSLWTRDIGRALRVSRAVAAGNLSVNSHSSVRYWTPFGGYKQSGLGRELGPDALTAFTETKNVFISTEA, from the coding sequence GTGTCCGACGTGCTGGCCCCCGACCAGTTGACAGTCTTGAACCCGGCCACCGAGGAGGTCGTCGCCGTCGTCCCGGCCGCCACACGGGACGACGTCGACGCCGCCGTCGCACGGGCCGCCGCGGCCCAGCGCGGCTGGGCCGCGGCCGCCCCCGCCGACCGGGCCCGGCTGCTGCGCCGCTTCGCCGCGGTCGTCGACGGGCACATCGAGGAACTCGCCCGGCTGGAGGTCCGCGAGGCCGGACACACCATCGGCAACGCCCGCTGGGAAGCCGGCAACGTCCGCGACCTGCTCGAATTCGCCGCCGGGGGAGTGGAGCGGCTCTCCGGACGGCAGATCCCCGTCGCCGGCGGCATCGACGTCACCTTCCTCGAACCCCTCGGCGTCATCGGCGTGATCGCCCCGTGGAACTTCCCCATGCCGATCGCCGCCTGGGGCCTGGCCCCCGCCCTGGCCGCCGGCAACGCCGTCCTCCTCAAGCCCGCCGAGACCACCCCGCTCACCGCCCTGCGCCTCGCCGAACTCGCCCTCGAAGCCGGGATCCCCGAGCACCTCTTCCAGGTGCTCCCCGGCCGCGGGAGCGTCGCCGGGGACGCGCTCGTCGAGCACCCGGGCGTCGCGAAGATCGTCTTCACCGGGTCCACCCCGGTCGGCAAGCAGATCATGGCCAAGTGCGCCGACCGGGTGAAGCGCGTCACCCTCGAACTCGGCGGCAAGAGCCCCAACATCGTCTTCGCCGACGCGGACCTCGAAGCCGCCGCGGCCGCCGCGCCGATGTCCTTCCTCGACAACACCGGCCAGGACTGCTGCGCCCGTACGCGGATCCTCGTCCAGCGCTCCGCCTACGACCGGTTCCTGGAACTGCTCGCCCCCGGCATCGAGGGCGTCGTCGTCGGCGACCCCGCCGACGAGAAGACCCAGATGGGTCCGCTGATCTCCCGCGTGCAACTGGACCGCGTACGGTCCTACGTCACCGACGACCTCACCGCGATCCGCGGCACCGCCCCCGAGGGCCCCGGCTTCTGGTACCCGCCGACCCTGATCACGGACGTCGCCCCCACCGCGCCCGTGGCCGCCGCCGAGGTCTTCGGCCCCGTGGCCGTCGTCCTCCCCTTCGAGGACGAGGAGGACGCCGTACGCCTGGCCAACGCGACCGACTACGGGCTCTCCGGCTCCCTCTGGACCCGCGACATCGGCCGCGCGCTGCGCGTCTCGCGCGCCGTCGCCGCCGGCAACCTGTCCGTCAACTCCCACAGCAGCGTCCGCTACTGGACCCCCTTCGGCGGCTACAAGCAGTCCGGACTCGGCCGCGAGCTCGGACCCGACGCCCTCACCGCATTCACCGAGACCAAGAACGTCTTCATCAGCACGGAGGCCTGA
- a CDS encoding 3-oxoacyl-ACP reductase, with translation MTTSDTEIVCRRLVGRTAVITGAGSGIGLATARRLASEGANVVCADIDESAGKAAAEEVGGLFVKVDVTSPEEVEALFKTAFDTYGSVDIAFNNAGISPPDDDSILTTGLEAWKRVQDVNLTSVYLCCKAALPYMQRQGRGSIINTASFVAIMGAATSQISYTASKGGVLAMSRELGVQFAREGIRVNALCPGPVNTPLLQELFAKDPERAARRLVHIPLGRFAEPTEIAAAVAFLASDDSSFINATDFLVDGGISGAYVTPL, from the coding sequence ATGACCACTTCTGACACCGAGATCGTCTGCCGCCGCCTGGTCGGCCGTACCGCCGTCATCACCGGAGCCGGCAGCGGCATCGGCCTCGCCACCGCCCGCCGCCTGGCCTCCGAGGGCGCCAACGTGGTCTGCGCCGACATCGACGAGAGCGCCGGCAAGGCGGCCGCCGAGGAGGTCGGCGGCCTGTTCGTCAAGGTCGACGTCACCAGCCCGGAGGAGGTCGAGGCCCTCTTCAAGACCGCCTTCGACACCTACGGCTCGGTCGACATCGCCTTCAACAACGCGGGCATCTCGCCCCCGGACGACGACTCGATCCTCACCACCGGCCTGGAGGCCTGGAAGCGGGTCCAGGACGTCAACCTCACCTCCGTCTACCTGTGCTGCAAGGCCGCCCTGCCCTACATGCAGCGCCAGGGCCGCGGCTCCATCATCAACACCGCCTCGTTCGTCGCCATCATGGGCGCGGCGACCTCGCAGATCTCGTACACCGCCTCCAAGGGCGGCGTGCTCGCCATGTCGCGCGAGCTCGGCGTGCAGTTCGCCCGCGAGGGCATCCGCGTCAACGCGCTGTGCCCGGGGCCGGTCAACACCCCGCTGCTGCAGGAGCTGTTCGCCAAGGACCCGGAGCGGGCCGCCCGCCGCCTGGTCCACATCCCGCTCGGCCGGTTCGCCGAACCCACCGAGATCGCGGCCGCCGTCGCGTTCCTCGCGAGCGACGACTCCTCGTTCATCAACGCCACCGACTTCCTGGTCGACGGCGGCATCTCGGGCGCGTACGTGACGCCGCTGTAA
- a CDS encoding haloacid dehalogenase-like hydrolase codes for MTPRSTVRRLQAIGAAAAMAAGTLVATAPAAQAAHCATPRLAAGWYGDNQARLQQLIDRYGKCNPYRPGRAKPVAVFDWDNTVVKNDVGDAQMYWLLRNGRIRQPAAGDWTTTSRYLTPAAARALADACGALARPGAPLPTGTPAGAGCADELAAVYGTAATRSGAAAFAGWDHRTIEPAYAWLPQLMQGWTANEVRGFAAAARAENLAAPIGAVQQVGSGSVTGWVRYYDQQKDLIQGLRKAGFDVWISSASPQPVVEVWAKGVGVAADHVIGIRNTTTTGGKFTAHLQGCGSVKDGADTMITYIDGKRCWINKVVFGVRGAAAEKVQPAARRQVFAAGDSDTDISFLRDATALRLVVNRNKNELMCRAYDDSDGKWIVNPMFIEPKKQKATPYPCSTTGYVDHDGTAGPVRRGDTSVVPDQTDSVF; via the coding sequence GTGACCCCACGCAGCACCGTACGACGGCTCCAGGCGATCGGCGCCGCCGCCGCGATGGCCGCCGGCACCCTCGTCGCCACCGCGCCCGCCGCCCAGGCCGCCCACTGCGCCACCCCGAGGCTCGCGGCCGGCTGGTACGGGGACAACCAGGCCCGGCTCCAGCAGCTGATCGACCGGTACGGGAAGTGCAACCCGTACCGGCCCGGCCGCGCCAAGCCCGTCGCCGTCTTCGACTGGGACAACACCGTCGTCAAGAACGACGTCGGCGACGCCCAGATGTACTGGCTGCTGCGCAACGGCAGGATCCGCCAGCCGGCCGCCGGGGACTGGACCACCACCAGCCGCTACCTCACCCCGGCCGCCGCCCGGGCCCTCGCCGACGCCTGCGGCGCCCTCGCCCGCCCCGGCGCCCCGCTGCCCACCGGCACCCCCGCGGGCGCCGGCTGCGCCGACGAACTCGCCGCCGTCTACGGCACCGCCGCGACCCGCTCGGGCGCCGCCGCCTTCGCCGGCTGGGACCACCGCACCATCGAGCCCGCCTACGCCTGGCTGCCCCAGCTCATGCAGGGCTGGACCGCGAACGAGGTCCGCGGCTTCGCCGCCGCCGCGCGGGCCGAGAACCTGGCCGCGCCGATCGGCGCCGTACAGCAGGTCGGCAGCGGCTCCGTCACCGGCTGGGTCCGCTACTACGACCAGCAGAAGGACCTGATCCAAGGCCTGCGGAAGGCCGGCTTCGACGTCTGGATCAGCTCGGCCTCGCCGCAGCCGGTCGTCGAGGTCTGGGCCAAGGGCGTGGGCGTCGCTGCCGACCACGTCATCGGCATCCGCAACACGACCACCACCGGCGGGAAGTTCACCGCGCACCTGCAGGGCTGCGGGTCGGTGAAGGACGGCGCCGACACGATGATCACGTACATCGACGGCAAGCGCTGCTGGATCAACAAGGTGGTCTTCGGCGTGCGCGGCGCGGCCGCAGAGAAGGTCCAGCCCGCTGCCCGCCGCCAGGTCTTCGCCGCGGGCGACTCCGACACCGACATCTCGTTCCTGCGGGACGCCACCGCCCTGCGCCTGGTGGTGAACCGGAACAAGAACGAGCTGATGTGCCGCGCGTACGACGACAGCGACGGCAAGTGGATCGTGAACCCGATGTTCATCGAGCCGAAGAAGCAGAAGGCAACGCCGTACCCGTGCTCGACCACGGGCTACGTCGACCACGACGGCACGGCCGGACCCGTCCGCCGGGGCGACACCAGCGTCGTCCCCGACCAGACGGACTCCGTCTTCTAG
- a CDS encoding amino acid deaminase/aldolase produces MNLPASGDRARYERATAHLDAPLAIVDLAAFDANADDLVRRAGGKPIRVASKSVRCRALLERVLARPGFAGIMSYTLAESIWLARSGFEDVLLAYPSADRAGFAELAGDPKLAAAVTVMVDDPAQLELIDGAREGGTQEVRVCLELDTALHLLGGRFRVGARRSPLREPAQLADLARTVSARPGFRVVGIMGYEGHVAGVGDALAGRPLRSRAIRLMQAAARKELAGRRAEAVRAVRAVVPDLEFVNGGGTGSVQQTAAEEAVTEIAAGSGLYVPRLFDNYTSFRGRPAALFAQPVVRRPGVGVVTVLGGGYPASGAAGPDRLPVPYLPQGLRYDPQEGAGEVQTPLLGSPADDLLIGDRVWFRHAKAGELCERFEALHLVDGDRVTATVPTYRGEGRTFL; encoded by the coding sequence ATGAATCTTCCCGCCAGTGGGGACCGGGCCCGTTACGAGCGGGCGACCGCGCACCTCGACGCGCCCCTGGCCATCGTCGATCTCGCCGCGTTCGACGCCAACGCCGACGATCTCGTCCGCCGCGCGGGCGGAAAGCCGATCCGCGTCGCCAGCAAGTCCGTCCGCTGCCGCGCGCTCCTCGAACGGGTGCTGGCCCGGCCCGGTTTCGCCGGGATCATGTCGTACACCCTCGCCGAGAGCATCTGGCTGGCCCGCTCCGGGTTCGAGGACGTGCTCCTCGCCTACCCCTCCGCCGACCGCGCCGGCTTCGCCGAGCTCGCGGGCGATCCCAAATTGGCCGCGGCCGTCACCGTCATGGTCGACGACCCCGCCCAGCTGGAGCTGATCGACGGGGCGCGCGAGGGCGGGACGCAGGAGGTCCGGGTCTGCCTGGAGCTGGACACCGCCCTCCACCTCCTCGGCGGCAGGTTCCGCGTGGGCGCCCGCCGTTCGCCGCTGCGCGAGCCGGCCCAGCTCGCGGACCTCGCCCGTACCGTGTCCGCCCGCCCGGGCTTCCGGGTCGTGGGGATCATGGGTTACGAGGGCCATGTCGCCGGCGTCGGGGACGCCCTCGCCGGGCGTCCGCTGCGCTCCCGCGCCATCCGGCTCATGCAGGCGGCCGCCCGCAAGGAGCTCGCGGGCCGCCGCGCCGAAGCCGTACGGGCCGTCCGCGCGGTCGTGCCGGACCTGGAGTTCGTCAACGGCGGCGGCACCGGCAGCGTGCAGCAGACCGCCGCCGAGGAGGCGGTCACGGAGATCGCCGCCGGCTCGGGGCTGTACGTGCCGCGGCTGTTCGACAACTACACGTCCTTCCGCGGCCGCCCGGCGGCGCTGTTCGCCCAGCCGGTGGTCCGCAGGCCCGGCGTCGGGGTGGTCACCGTCCTCGGCGGCGGGTACCCCGCCTCCGGCGCGGCCGGCCCGGACCGGCTGCCGGTCCCGTACCTTCCGCAGGGGCTGCGCTACGACCCCCAGGAGGGGGCCGGCGAGGTGCAGACGCCGCTGCTCGGCAGCCCGGCCGACGATCTGCTGATCGGCGACCGGGTCTGGTTCCGCCACGCCAAGGCGGGGGAACTGTGCGAGCGCTTCGAGGCGTTGCACCTCGTCGACGGCGACCGGGTGACGGCCACCGTCCCGACCTACCGGGGCGAGGGCCGCACGTTCCTGTAG
- the mycP gene encoding type VII secretion-associated serine protease mycosin: protein MSRPRLASRAAAGLVLGALLVAAGAGPAAADTVRDRQWGLTALRAEEAWGTTQGAGVTVAVLDTGVDGTHPDLSGQVLDGADLIGMGAGRGDRAWARHGTAMAGIIAGHGHGGNRRQGVLGIAPQAKILPVRVILEEGDPGRAAARENKGGALAEGIRWAADHGADVINLSLGDDSDSAHHEAAEDEAVQYALGKGVVVVASAGNGGRQGDHASYPAAYPGVIAVTAVDRGGRKAPFSTSNWYAAVSAPGVDVVIADPDRSYYEGWGTSAACAFVSGAAALVKAAHPDLSPAQIKRLLEATASDAPPGGRDDSRGHGLVDPVAALQAADALRPEPPVPAPVAAGQPYFGPGPGPVRAAGRGGRLGAPAAAGAGLALLLLAAVLARRPRGARREREGDREPDRDRVG, encoded by the coding sequence ATGAGCCGCCCCCGGCTGGCCTCCCGGGCCGCCGCCGGCCTCGTGCTCGGGGCCCTGCTCGTCGCGGCCGGGGCCGGGCCCGCCGCCGCCGACACCGTCCGCGACCGGCAATGGGGGCTCACCGCCCTGCGGGCCGAGGAGGCCTGGGGGACCACCCAGGGCGCCGGGGTCACCGTCGCCGTGCTCGACACCGGGGTCGACGGCACCCACCCCGACCTCTCCGGGCAGGTGCTCGACGGGGCCGACCTCATCGGCATGGGCGCCGGGCGCGGCGACCGCGCCTGGGCCCGGCACGGCACCGCCATGGCGGGGATCATCGCCGGGCACGGCCACGGCGGAAACCGCCGCCAAGGTGTCCTCGGCATCGCCCCCCAGGCCAAGATCCTCCCCGTCCGCGTGATCCTGGAGGAGGGAGACCCCGGCCGGGCCGCGGCACGCGAGAACAAGGGCGGCGCCCTCGCCGAGGGCATCCGCTGGGCCGCCGACCACGGGGCTGACGTGATCAACCTCTCCCTCGGCGACGACAGCGACTCCGCCCACCACGAAGCCGCCGAGGACGAGGCCGTCCAGTACGCCCTCGGCAAGGGCGTGGTGGTCGTCGCCTCGGCCGGCAACGGCGGCCGCCAGGGCGACCACGCCTCCTATCCGGCCGCCTACCCCGGGGTCATCGCCGTCACCGCCGTCGACCGCGGCGGCAGGAAGGCCCCCTTCTCCACCAGCAACTGGTACGCCGCCGTCAGCGCCCCCGGCGTGGACGTGGTCATCGCCGACCCCGACCGCTCCTACTACGAGGGCTGGGGCACCAGCGCCGCCTGCGCCTTCGTCTCCGGCGCCGCCGCCCTCGTCAAGGCCGCCCACCCGGACCTGTCCCCGGCCCAGATCAAGAGGCTGCTGGAGGCGACCGCCTCCGACGCCCCGCCCGGCGGGCGCGACGACTCCCGCGGACACGGCCTCGTGGACCCCGTCGCCGCCCTCCAGGCCGCCGACGCGCTGCGCCCCGAGCCGCCGGTCCCCGCGCCCGTCGCCGCGGGGCAGCCGTACTTCGGCCCCGGCCCCGGGCCGGTACGGGCCGCCGGCCGCGGCGGCCGCCTCGGGGCTCCGGCGGCCGCGGGCGCCGGGCTGGCGCTGCTCCTGCTGGCCGCCGTACTGGCCCGGCGCCCTCGGGGCGCCCGGCGGGAGCGGGAGGGGGACCGGGAGCCGGACCGGGATAGGGTCGGGTAA